A region from the Xiphias gladius isolate SHS-SW01 ecotype Sanya breed wild chromosome 20, ASM1685928v1, whole genome shotgun sequence genome encodes:
- the LOC120805958 gene encoding protein SET-like has translation MSASSAKVSRKENSNHDGADETSEKEQQEAIEHIDEVQNEIDRLNEQASEEILKVEQKYNKLRQPFFQKRSELIAKIPNFWVTTFVNHPQVSALLGEEDEEALHYLSRVEVTEFEDIKSGYRIDFYFDENPYFENKALSKEFNVNESGDPVSKSSEIKWKAGKDLTKRTGQTPNKAGKKRQHEEPESFFTWFTDHSDAGADELGEVIKDDIWPNPLQYYLVPDMEDEEGDGDDDDDDEEEGLEDIDEGEEEEDEDEDGDGEDGEDDGEDD, from the exons aaaAAGAGCAACAGGAAGCAATTGAACACATTGATGAAGTACAGAATGAAATTGACAG ACTGAACGAACAGGCAAGTgaagaaattttaaaagtagagcagaagtacaacaaattACGCCAGCCATTCTTTCAGAAGCGATCAGAACTCATAGCCAAAATCCCCAACTTCTGGGTCACAACATTCGTCAACCATCCACAAG TTTCAGCTCTTCtgggggaggaggatgaggaagcaCTTCATTACTTATCAAGGGTGGAGGTCACTGAGTTCGAGGATATCAAGTCTGGATATAGAATAGATTTT TATTTTGATGAGAATCCGTACTTTGAGAACAAAGCCCTCTCCAAAGAGTTTAATGTAAATGAGAGCGGAGATCCTGTTTCCAAATCAAGTGAAATCAAATGGAAAGCCGGAAAG GACCTGACAAAGCGTACAGGTCAGACGCCAAACAAAGCTGGGAAGAAAAGGCAGCATGAGGAGCCAGAGAGCTTCTTCACCTGGTTTACTGACCACTCAGATGCGGGGGCTGATGAGCTGGGAGAAGTAATCAAGGACGACATCTGGCCTAACCCACTGCAGTACTATCTG GTCCCTGACATGGAAGACGAGGAAGGTGatggcgatgatgatgatgatgatgaagaggagggtCTGGAAGATATTGAcgagggggaggaagaagaagatgaagatgaggacggtgatggagaagatggagag gATGACGGTGAGGATGATTAA